CGGCCATTACCATGACTATACCTAACCTAATGTTTGGCAGTTAGCAGGTGAGCCTGCGCCGTAAGCAACATTTGTAAAATATATTGTTTTATAAAAAAATAAATTAGTAAATTATAAATTAGTAAATAAAAAAGAGGAGAGTATATGAAAAAAATTTTATCTTTACTGGCTGTATTGCTGGTAGCGGCATCTTTATTGGCTTGCGGCGAGCGCACACGCGTTCTTAGGTTAGCTGATATTCATGCCGATGGTTACCCAACGGTAGTAGGTGCGTTAGCTTTTGCCGAATATGTACTGCGCGAAAGTAATGGCTCTATCCGTATAGAGGTTTTTAATAACGCCGTACTTGGTGATGAACGTACCACAATGGAGATGGTGCAAACCGGTAGTTTGGCTTTTGTGCGTATTGGTACCAACCCTTTAAGCGCTATTAACCCGGTTATGAATGCCTTATCGATGCCCTTTTTATTTCGCGACCGGGCTCATATGTTTTCGGTGTTAGATGGCCCTATTGGCGATGAAATGTTAACCAGTTTAACCAGTCAAAACTTATTGGGTTTAAGTTGGTTAGATGCCGGTTTTAGAAACTTTTACAACAGCCAACGCGAAATTCGTACCCCAGCCGATATGGCCGGTTTACGCATCCGTACCCAAGAAAGTGCCTTAATGATGGATATGGTGCGTATGCTTGGCGCTTCGCCAACTCCTATGAGTATGGGCGAAGTTTACACCAGTTTACAAAACGGTGTTATTGATGGCGCCGAAAACAACTGGCCATCGTACGTAAACGCCGCTCACTTTGAAGTAGCGCCGTTTTTTACCGTAAACCAACATATGGCTGCTCCCGAAATGTTTTTAATTAATACTCAGCTATGGAATAGCTTTAGCGCTGCCGAGCAAGATATAATTAAACGCGGCGCTTTGCATGGCGCACAGGTACAACGCAGGGCATGGCTTGAGGCCGAGCAACATTACGAAAACATAGCTAGGGCTGCCGGGAATACTATTACCGTTCCTACCCCGGCTGAACTACAGCTTTTTGCCGATGCTTTAATGCCTTTATATGACCAACCGGCCTATGCCCAATTTGCTCCTATAATAGAACGCATTCGCAACGTAAGATAATTTGTAATAGTAAGTTATAAAAAAAATAAAAGCCCCTCGTAAGAGGGGTTTTTTATAATCAGGCAAAGCTTGTAATGTCAGCAAAAGGGACTTGAGGGCCTTATAAAATGGATAGTTCCTAATTATTAGTGAGCTCTTTTTTGTAAAGGGTTTTATGTAAATTATCGTTAATTCTTACGGCTTTACTGTTGATTTGCTCGGTTAA
The sequence above is drawn from the Spirochaetaceae bacterium genome and encodes:
- a CDS encoding TRAP transporter substrate-binding protein, encoding MKKILSLLAVLLVAASLLACGERTRVLRLADIHADGYPTVVGALAFAEYVLRESNGSIRIEVFNNAVLGDERTTMEMVQTGSLAFVRIGTNPLSAINPVMNALSMPFLFRDRAHMFSVLDGPIGDEMLTSLTSQNLLGLSWLDAGFRNFYNSQREIRTPADMAGLRIRTQESALMMDMVRMLGASPTPMSMGEVYTSLQNGVIDGAENNWPSYVNAAHFEVAPFFTVNQHMAAPEMFLINTQLWNSFSAAEQDIIKRGALHGAQVQRRAWLEAEQHYENIARAAGNTITVPTPAELQLFADALMPLYDQPAYAQFAPIIERIRNVR